The proteins below come from a single Gossypium raimondii isolate GPD5lz chromosome 2, ASM2569854v1, whole genome shotgun sequence genomic window:
- the LOC105788005 gene encoding serine/threonine protein phosphatase 2A 55 kDa regulatory subunit B beta isoform isoform X1 has protein sequence MHGGDEVVAAPAGPPQPLDWKFSQVFGERTAGEEVQEVDIISAIEFDKTGDHLATGDRGGRVVLFERTDTKDHGVSRRDLERMDYLISRHPEFRYKTEFQSHEPEFDYLKSLEIEEKINKIRWCQTANSALFLLSTNDKTIKFWKVQEKKVKKISDMNLDPSKAVGNGSIASSSSSSSPKPCLANGSSLGGSYNYLSHDFSFPPGGLPSLHLPVVVTSQETNLVARCRRVYGHAHDYHINSISNNSDGETFISADDLRINLWNLEISNQSFNIVDVKPANMEDLTGKPLLFWYFSLLLSLLKVYASSVLFNIFAKVMVIVMSIIAEVITSAEFHPTHCNMLAYSSSKGSIRLIDLRQSALCDSHAKLFEEPEAPGSRSFFTEIIASISDIKFAKDGRYILSRDYMTLKLWDINMDSGPVATFQVHEYLRPKLCDLYENDSIFDKFECCLSGDGLRVATGSYSNLFRVFGCAPGSTEATTLEASKNPMRRQVQTPSRPSRPLSSITRVVRRGTETPGVDANGNSFDFTTKLLHLAWHPTENSIACAAANSLYMYYA, from the exons atgcACGGAGGCGATGAGGTGGTCGCAGCTCCGGCAGGACCGCCACAGCCGTTGGATTGGAAATTCTCTCAGGTTTTTGGTGAAAGAACCGCTGGAGAAGAAGTTCAAGaag TTGATATTATTTCTGCTATTGAATTTGATAAAACTGGGGATCATCTTGCCACCGGTGACCGTGGGGGCCGTGTTGTTCTCTTTGAGAGGACAGATACAAAGGAT CATGGTGTATCAAGAAGGGATCTGGAGAGAATGGATTATCTAATTAGTCGGCACCCTGAGTTTCGTTACAAGACAGAGTTCCAGAGCCATGAGCCTGAG TTTGACTACCTCAAGAGCTTGGAAATAGAggaaaaaatcaacaaaatcagATGGTGCCAAACAGCCAATAGTGCCCTTTTTCTCCTTTCCACCAATGATAAAACCATCAAGTTTTGGAAG GTACAAGAAAAGAAAGTCAAGAAAATTTCTGACATGAATTTGGATCCATCAAAAGCTGTAGGAAATGGCAGCATTGCTAGTTCAAGTAGTTCAAGTAGCCCTAAACCATGTCTTGCAAATGGAAGCTCCCTTGGCGGATCCTACAACTATTTGAGCCATGATTTCTCTTTCCCACCAGGAGGCCTTCCATCGTTGCATTTACCTGTGGTA GTAACAAGTCAGGAGACCAACCTAGTGGCTAGATGTCGACGGGTATACGGCCATGCGCATGATTATCACATCAATTCTATTTCAAATAACAG TGATGGAGAAACTTTTATATCAGCCGACGATCTACGTATAAATCTTTGGAACTTGGAAATTAGCAATCAAAGTTTCAATATTGTCGATGTAAAGCCTGCAAACATGGAGGATCTAACTGGTAAGCCTCTTCTATTTTGGTACTTTAGTCTGCTGCTTTCACTTCTTAAAGTATATGCAAGTTCAGTGCTGTTCAATATATTTGCAAAAGTAATGGTTATTGTAATGTCTATCATTGCAGAGGTTATAACATCAGCAGAGTTTCACCCTACCCACTGTAATATGCTAGCATATAGTAGTTCAAAGGGCTCAATTCGCCTCATTGATTTGCGGCAATCAGCTTTGTGTGATTCTCATGCCAAATT GTTTGAAGAACCGGAGGCACCTGGTTCTAGATCATTTTTTACGGAGATAATTGCCTCAATCTCAGATATTAAATTTGCAAAGGACGGAAGATATATTCTTAGCCGTGATTATATGACTCTTAAG TTGTGGGATATCAATATGGATTCTGGTCCAGTTGCAACATTCCAGGTTCATGAATATTTACGACCTAAG CTTTGTGATTTGTATGAAAATGATTCGATCTTTGACAAATTTGAATGTTGCCTAAGTGGTGATGGATTGCGAGTGGCAACAGGCTCCTACAG CAATCTATTCCGTGTATTTGGTTGTGCCCCTGGAAGCACCGAGGCAACAACTTTGGAAGCTAGCAAAAATCCAATGAG GAGACAAGTTCAGACTCCCTCAAGGCCTTCCAGACCCCTGAGCAGTATAACACGTGTTGTTAGACGAG GAACAGAAACTCCCGGAGTGGATGCGAATGGAAATTCTTTCGATTTCACAACAAAGTTACTGCACCTAGCATGGCACCCAACTGAAAACTCAATTGCCTGTGCTGCTGCAAACAGCTTGTACATGTACTATGCATAA
- the LOC105788005 gene encoding serine/threonine protein phosphatase 2A 55 kDa regulatory subunit B beta isoform isoform X2: MHGGDEVVAAPAGPPQPLDWKFSQVFGERTAGEEVQEVDIISAIEFDKTGDHLATGDRGGRVVLFERTDTKDHGVSRRDLERMDYLISRHPEFRYKTEFQSHEPEFDYLKSLEIEEKINKIRWCQTANSALFLLSTNDKTIKFWKVQEKKVKKISDMNLDPSKAVGNGSIASSSSSSSPKPCLANGSSLGGSYNYLSHDFSFPPGGLPSLHLPVVTSQETNLVARCRRVYGHAHDYHINSISNNSDGETFISADDLRINLWNLEISNQSFNIVDVKPANMEDLTGKPLLFWYFSLLLSLLKVYASSVLFNIFAKVMVIVMSIIAEVITSAEFHPTHCNMLAYSSSKGSIRLIDLRQSALCDSHAKLFEEPEAPGSRSFFTEIIASISDIKFAKDGRYILSRDYMTLKLWDINMDSGPVATFQVHEYLRPKLCDLYENDSIFDKFECCLSGDGLRVATGSYSNLFRVFGCAPGSTEATTLEASKNPMRRQVQTPSRPSRPLSSITRVVRRGTETPGVDANGNSFDFTTKLLHLAWHPTENSIACAAANSLYMYYA, from the exons atgcACGGAGGCGATGAGGTGGTCGCAGCTCCGGCAGGACCGCCACAGCCGTTGGATTGGAAATTCTCTCAGGTTTTTGGTGAAAGAACCGCTGGAGAAGAAGTTCAAGaag TTGATATTATTTCTGCTATTGAATTTGATAAAACTGGGGATCATCTTGCCACCGGTGACCGTGGGGGCCGTGTTGTTCTCTTTGAGAGGACAGATACAAAGGAT CATGGTGTATCAAGAAGGGATCTGGAGAGAATGGATTATCTAATTAGTCGGCACCCTGAGTTTCGTTACAAGACAGAGTTCCAGAGCCATGAGCCTGAG TTTGACTACCTCAAGAGCTTGGAAATAGAggaaaaaatcaacaaaatcagATGGTGCCAAACAGCCAATAGTGCCCTTTTTCTCCTTTCCACCAATGATAAAACCATCAAGTTTTGGAAG GTACAAGAAAAGAAAGTCAAGAAAATTTCTGACATGAATTTGGATCCATCAAAAGCTGTAGGAAATGGCAGCATTGCTAGTTCAAGTAGTTCAAGTAGCCCTAAACCATGTCTTGCAAATGGAAGCTCCCTTGGCGGATCCTACAACTATTTGAGCCATGATTTCTCTTTCCCACCAGGAGGCCTTCCATCGTTGCATTTACCTGTG GTAACAAGTCAGGAGACCAACCTAGTGGCTAGATGTCGACGGGTATACGGCCATGCGCATGATTATCACATCAATTCTATTTCAAATAACAG TGATGGAGAAACTTTTATATCAGCCGACGATCTACGTATAAATCTTTGGAACTTGGAAATTAGCAATCAAAGTTTCAATATTGTCGATGTAAAGCCTGCAAACATGGAGGATCTAACTGGTAAGCCTCTTCTATTTTGGTACTTTAGTCTGCTGCTTTCACTTCTTAAAGTATATGCAAGTTCAGTGCTGTTCAATATATTTGCAAAAGTAATGGTTATTGTAATGTCTATCATTGCAGAGGTTATAACATCAGCAGAGTTTCACCCTACCCACTGTAATATGCTAGCATATAGTAGTTCAAAGGGCTCAATTCGCCTCATTGATTTGCGGCAATCAGCTTTGTGTGATTCTCATGCCAAATT GTTTGAAGAACCGGAGGCACCTGGTTCTAGATCATTTTTTACGGAGATAATTGCCTCAATCTCAGATATTAAATTTGCAAAGGACGGAAGATATATTCTTAGCCGTGATTATATGACTCTTAAG TTGTGGGATATCAATATGGATTCTGGTCCAGTTGCAACATTCCAGGTTCATGAATATTTACGACCTAAG CTTTGTGATTTGTATGAAAATGATTCGATCTTTGACAAATTTGAATGTTGCCTAAGTGGTGATGGATTGCGAGTGGCAACAGGCTCCTACAG CAATCTATTCCGTGTATTTGGTTGTGCCCCTGGAAGCACCGAGGCAACAACTTTGGAAGCTAGCAAAAATCCAATGAG GAGACAAGTTCAGACTCCCTCAAGGCCTTCCAGACCCCTGAGCAGTATAACACGTGTTGTTAGACGAG GAACAGAAACTCCCGGAGTGGATGCGAATGGAAATTCTTTCGATTTCACAACAAAGTTACTGCACCTAGCATGGCACCCAACTGAAAACTCAATTGCCTGTGCTGCTGCAAACAGCTTGTACATGTACTATGCATAA
- the LOC105788005 gene encoding serine/threonine protein phosphatase 2A 55 kDa regulatory subunit B beta isoform isoform X4 — MHGGDEVVAAPAGPPQPLDWKFSQVFGERTAGEEVQEVDIISAIEFDKTGDHLATGDRGGRVVLFERTDTKDHGVSRRDLERMDYLISRHPEFRYKTEFQSHEPEFDYLKSLEIEEKINKIRWCQTANSALFLLSTNDKTIKFWKVQEKKVKKISDMNLDPSKAVGNGSIASSSSSSSPKPCLANGSSLGGSYNYLSHDFSFPPGGLPSLHLPVVTSQETNLVARCRRVYGHAHDYHINSISNNSDGETFISADDLRINLWNLEISNQSFNIVDVKPANMEDLTEVITSAEFHPTHCNMLAYSSSKGSIRLIDLRQSALCDSHAKLFEEPEAPGSRSFFTEIIASISDIKFAKDGRYILSRDYMTLKLWDINMDSGPVATFQVHEYLRPKLCDLYENDSIFDKFECCLSGDGLRVATGSYSNLFRVFGCAPGSTEATTLEASKNPMRRQVQTPSRPSRPLSSITRVVRRGTETPGVDANGNSFDFTTKLLHLAWHPTENSIACAAANSLYMYYA; from the exons atgcACGGAGGCGATGAGGTGGTCGCAGCTCCGGCAGGACCGCCACAGCCGTTGGATTGGAAATTCTCTCAGGTTTTTGGTGAAAGAACCGCTGGAGAAGAAGTTCAAGaag TTGATATTATTTCTGCTATTGAATTTGATAAAACTGGGGATCATCTTGCCACCGGTGACCGTGGGGGCCGTGTTGTTCTCTTTGAGAGGACAGATACAAAGGAT CATGGTGTATCAAGAAGGGATCTGGAGAGAATGGATTATCTAATTAGTCGGCACCCTGAGTTTCGTTACAAGACAGAGTTCCAGAGCCATGAGCCTGAG TTTGACTACCTCAAGAGCTTGGAAATAGAggaaaaaatcaacaaaatcagATGGTGCCAAACAGCCAATAGTGCCCTTTTTCTCCTTTCCACCAATGATAAAACCATCAAGTTTTGGAAG GTACAAGAAAAGAAAGTCAAGAAAATTTCTGACATGAATTTGGATCCATCAAAAGCTGTAGGAAATGGCAGCATTGCTAGTTCAAGTAGTTCAAGTAGCCCTAAACCATGTCTTGCAAATGGAAGCTCCCTTGGCGGATCCTACAACTATTTGAGCCATGATTTCTCTTTCCCACCAGGAGGCCTTCCATCGTTGCATTTACCTGTG GTAACAAGTCAGGAGACCAACCTAGTGGCTAGATGTCGACGGGTATACGGCCATGCGCATGATTATCACATCAATTCTATTTCAAATAACAG TGATGGAGAAACTTTTATATCAGCCGACGATCTACGTATAAATCTTTGGAACTTGGAAATTAGCAATCAAAGTTTCAATATTGTCGATGTAAAGCCTGCAAACATGGAGGATCTAACTG AGGTTATAACATCAGCAGAGTTTCACCCTACCCACTGTAATATGCTAGCATATAGTAGTTCAAAGGGCTCAATTCGCCTCATTGATTTGCGGCAATCAGCTTTGTGTGATTCTCATGCCAAATT GTTTGAAGAACCGGAGGCACCTGGTTCTAGATCATTTTTTACGGAGATAATTGCCTCAATCTCAGATATTAAATTTGCAAAGGACGGAAGATATATTCTTAGCCGTGATTATATGACTCTTAAG TTGTGGGATATCAATATGGATTCTGGTCCAGTTGCAACATTCCAGGTTCATGAATATTTACGACCTAAG CTTTGTGATTTGTATGAAAATGATTCGATCTTTGACAAATTTGAATGTTGCCTAAGTGGTGATGGATTGCGAGTGGCAACAGGCTCCTACAG CAATCTATTCCGTGTATTTGGTTGTGCCCCTGGAAGCACCGAGGCAACAACTTTGGAAGCTAGCAAAAATCCAATGAG GAGACAAGTTCAGACTCCCTCAAGGCCTTCCAGACCCCTGAGCAGTATAACACGTGTTGTTAGACGAG GAACAGAAACTCCCGGAGTGGATGCGAATGGAAATTCTTTCGATTTCACAACAAAGTTACTGCACCTAGCATGGCACCCAACTGAAAACTCAATTGCCTGTGCTGCTGCAAACAGCTTGTACATGTACTATGCATAA
- the LOC105788005 gene encoding serine/threonine protein phosphatase 2A 55 kDa regulatory subunit B beta isoform isoform X3, which translates to MHGGDEVVAAPAGPPQPLDWKFSQVFGERTAGEEVQEVDIISAIEFDKTGDHLATGDRGGRVVLFERTDTKDHGVSRRDLERMDYLISRHPEFRYKTEFQSHEPEFDYLKSLEIEEKINKIRWCQTANSALFLLSTNDKTIKFWKVQEKKVKKISDMNLDPSKAVGNGSIASSSSSSSPKPCLANGSSLGGSYNYLSHDFSFPPGGLPSLHLPVVVTSQETNLVARCRRVYGHAHDYHINSISNNSDGETFISADDLRINLWNLEISNQSFNIVDVKPANMEDLTEVITSAEFHPTHCNMLAYSSSKGSIRLIDLRQSALCDSHAKLFEEPEAPGSRSFFTEIIASISDIKFAKDGRYILSRDYMTLKLWDINMDSGPVATFQVHEYLRPKLCDLYENDSIFDKFECCLSGDGLRVATGSYSNLFRVFGCAPGSTEATTLEASKNPMRRQVQTPSRPSRPLSSITRVVRRGTETPGVDANGNSFDFTTKLLHLAWHPTENSIACAAANSLYMYYA; encoded by the exons atgcACGGAGGCGATGAGGTGGTCGCAGCTCCGGCAGGACCGCCACAGCCGTTGGATTGGAAATTCTCTCAGGTTTTTGGTGAAAGAACCGCTGGAGAAGAAGTTCAAGaag TTGATATTATTTCTGCTATTGAATTTGATAAAACTGGGGATCATCTTGCCACCGGTGACCGTGGGGGCCGTGTTGTTCTCTTTGAGAGGACAGATACAAAGGAT CATGGTGTATCAAGAAGGGATCTGGAGAGAATGGATTATCTAATTAGTCGGCACCCTGAGTTTCGTTACAAGACAGAGTTCCAGAGCCATGAGCCTGAG TTTGACTACCTCAAGAGCTTGGAAATAGAggaaaaaatcaacaaaatcagATGGTGCCAAACAGCCAATAGTGCCCTTTTTCTCCTTTCCACCAATGATAAAACCATCAAGTTTTGGAAG GTACAAGAAAAGAAAGTCAAGAAAATTTCTGACATGAATTTGGATCCATCAAAAGCTGTAGGAAATGGCAGCATTGCTAGTTCAAGTAGTTCAAGTAGCCCTAAACCATGTCTTGCAAATGGAAGCTCCCTTGGCGGATCCTACAACTATTTGAGCCATGATTTCTCTTTCCCACCAGGAGGCCTTCCATCGTTGCATTTACCTGTGGTA GTAACAAGTCAGGAGACCAACCTAGTGGCTAGATGTCGACGGGTATACGGCCATGCGCATGATTATCACATCAATTCTATTTCAAATAACAG TGATGGAGAAACTTTTATATCAGCCGACGATCTACGTATAAATCTTTGGAACTTGGAAATTAGCAATCAAAGTTTCAATATTGTCGATGTAAAGCCTGCAAACATGGAGGATCTAACTG AGGTTATAACATCAGCAGAGTTTCACCCTACCCACTGTAATATGCTAGCATATAGTAGTTCAAAGGGCTCAATTCGCCTCATTGATTTGCGGCAATCAGCTTTGTGTGATTCTCATGCCAAATT GTTTGAAGAACCGGAGGCACCTGGTTCTAGATCATTTTTTACGGAGATAATTGCCTCAATCTCAGATATTAAATTTGCAAAGGACGGAAGATATATTCTTAGCCGTGATTATATGACTCTTAAG TTGTGGGATATCAATATGGATTCTGGTCCAGTTGCAACATTCCAGGTTCATGAATATTTACGACCTAAG CTTTGTGATTTGTATGAAAATGATTCGATCTTTGACAAATTTGAATGTTGCCTAAGTGGTGATGGATTGCGAGTGGCAACAGGCTCCTACAG CAATCTATTCCGTGTATTTGGTTGTGCCCCTGGAAGCACCGAGGCAACAACTTTGGAAGCTAGCAAAAATCCAATGAG GAGACAAGTTCAGACTCCCTCAAGGCCTTCCAGACCCCTGAGCAGTATAACACGTGTTGTTAGACGAG GAACAGAAACTCCCGGAGTGGATGCGAATGGAAATTCTTTCGATTTCACAACAAAGTTACTGCACCTAGCATGGCACCCAACTGAAAACTCAATTGCCTGTGCTGCTGCAAACAGCTTGTACATGTACTATGCATAA